The Christiangramia salexigens genome includes the window ATCCGGTCAACACACTGAAGATATTGAGCCAGGGTGAAATAAATATTTCAGCAAAGGTGGTCTGTGAGTAATCGTTTGTGATCACTATTTCACCGCTTACCAATGCTCCGAAAGACATTCCGAGAAAGATCGGGGTTAAAAGACTTGAGATCCTGAACATCCTATTATACCAGATCTGTGACGCATCTATCACCGCGTCATAATGCCTGAAGATAAATGCAACTCCTCTCATGGTGATCCCTAACAAGACAAGAGTTAATGGAATATGCAGGTATATTATGATCACATTGAAATAAGCAGGAAAAGCTATCCAAAGGATCACTATAAGAATAATGAGCCAGATATGATTGGCTTCCCAAATAGGACCCATAACTTTATAAATTGTATCACGGGTCAACTTTCTATTATCCCGGCTGGAAAACAACTCTACGATGCCTGCTCCAAAATCTGCTCCTCCCAGCAGAACATACAGGAACAGCGAAAAGAATGTAAAGAAGAGTACTACGTATAACATAATTATCCAATTGATCTGTTAAGTACTTTAATCTGCCGGTTCATCAACCAGGCTACCGTAAGCGCCAGTATGAGATAAACACTCACATACAGATAGAAACTGTATTCCATCCCAGGCATAGGTGTTACGGCGTCCTTTGTTTTCATGATATTATAAACGATCCAGGGTTGACGGCCTACCTCGGTTACTACCCAGCCCGCTTCCACGGCTACAAAGCCCAGCGGACTTATAAGTGCGAATAACCACCAGAACTTCCTGTTTTCCAGCCACTTTTTCTTTTTGAGACTAATAAAATAAATTAGGGCTGCCAGCATTAATAAACTGCCTATCCCTACCATGATCTGAAATGCATAATGCACTATCGGTACAGGTGGCAGTTCATCCTGAGGGAAATCGTTAAGTCCTTTAACCTCAGCATCAAAATCTCCAAACGCCAGGAAAGACAAAGCTCCTGGAATTTCTATTTTGTTGGTGACCTCTTTCTTTTCTGCGTCCACGATCCCGCCAATGTATAGGGGAGCTTTTTCCATTGTTTCATAATGGGCTTCCATTGCGGCCAGTTTTATTGGTTGTCTTTTGGCCACATCCTTTGCAGATAAATCACCGCTTATTGGCTGAAGAAGAGCGCCAATACCGCCAAAGGTGATCGCAATCTTAAAAGCTGCTTTATGAAGTTCAGGTTTTTTATTCCGTAAGATCTGAAAGGCATGAATACCCGCTACGGCAAAACCGGTGGCAGCGAAGGCGGCAAGCGTCATATGCAGTGCCTGTGTGAACCATGCATCATTTAATAGCGCTGCTACAGGATCTATATTTTTAAATTCACCATTAATAACCTCAAAACCGGCAGGCGAATTCATCCAGGCATTTGCGGAAACCACAAGAATTCCTGAGGCCACTCCGGAGATCCCAATGATGATACCCGTTATCCAGTGAAAGGTTTCAGGTAGTTTTTTCCATCCATAGAGATAAAAACCAAGCGCAATTGCTTCAACAAAGAAGGCTGCTCCTTCCAAAGAGAAAGGCATGCCAATAACAGGACCGGCATGTTTCATAAATTCGGGCCAGAGCATACCCAGTTCAAAGGATAGTGCCGTACCCGATACAGCTCCGGTCACGAAAAATATTGCTACACCTCTTTGCCATGCTTTGGTAAGTTTTAAGTAATGAGGCTTTCTTGTATTAAGCCATTTCTTATGGGAAACCACCATAAAAAAAGGCATCACCATACCTATACAAGCAAAAATTATATGAAAGCCGAGGGTAAATGCCATTTGAAGTCTGGCAAAATCTAAATTTTCCATCCAAGGAATTTTTAAGAGGATCCTTCAACCAAATACAGCTATTGAAGGGTCGTTTTTATCGGCTTATAAAATTAAGGAGTTTAAGAAGTTCTGCCTTGCGTATTAAGGAATATTTGACGGATTTTAAGATTAGTATAAGATAAAATCCTATGGCCACTTTTTAATGGATCAGGAAAGTTCCTTCCAGATAATATAGATCCCCATAACAAGCACGAACCAGCCGAAACCTTTTTTTAACTTTTCACCATGAATGAACTTATTAAGATAGACTCCCAGGAATATCCCGATCACCGAAAGCCCGGTAAAGATGAGCAAGAACATCCAGTCTATTTTTAAATGTCCAAGATCACCCAAAAAGCCAATAAGGGAGTTAATTGCAATGATAAGCAGAGAGGTTCCCACGGCTTTTTTCATACTTAATCCTGCCATGAGCACTAAGATTGGGATAATGATAAAACCTCCACCTGCACCTACGAGCCCGGTGATAAGTCCTGTAAAAATACCAAGAAAGGCTAAAAGAATATGGTTCGTAGGTTTATTAATATGTGAATCACTCAACATTTTCTCCTTATCTATGATCATAGAAACAGAAGCTAAAAGCATAAGAACCGCAAAGAACAGCATGATTCCAATATCCTTAGTAAGAGTAAAACCGGAGATCGTAAGAATATTATCGGGAATGGCCGGTACCAGAAATTTACGGGTACTAAAAACAGCAATAACGGCGGGTATTGCAAAGATAATGGCCGTTTTAAATCCTACCAGTCCTTTTTGAAGGTTACGACCAGCTCCAACCAGAGATGATGACCCTACCACAAAAAGCGAATAAGCTGTGGCTGTAACAGGATTAACGGACATTAGATACACCATCACCGGAACCGTTAAAATGGAGCCTCCTCCACCAATAAGGCCCAAAACAAGACCGATTAGCAAAGCACCAAAATAACCCAGAATTTCCAACATGTCCATATTTTTATATTTCTTTAAACAGCGACAAAATTACCAGCTTAGTACGTTCCTCACAGTAACAAGTGTTACAATGAGTATCTATAGTTCTTTTACTTCGATTTGATTTCTTTGAAGAGAGATCTTGCCATCCAATTCCAGCTTTTTTAAAAGTCTTGAGATCACCACTCTGGAAGTATGAAGATCGTAAGCGATCTGTTGATGTGTATTCTGAATGAATTCACTTTTATTGATCTTGGCTTTATCCTGAAGGTAGCGCATTAAGCGGGCATCCATATTAAGAAATGCGATCGCATCTATGGTTTCCAGCATTTCGGTAAGCCGGGAATGATAGGAATCGAACACAAAATTTCTCCAGGATTTAAATTGGGATGTCCACTCCTCCATTTTTTCTATAGGGATCATCACAAATGAGGTATCTGTCTCGGCCACAGCCCGGATCTCACTCTTCGTCTTTCCAAGGCAGCAGTTGAGCGTCATTGCACAGGTATCCCCGCGTTCTATAAAATATAAAAGCAACTCATCTCCCTCACTATCTTCTCTTAAGATCTTAATTGCTCCCTGAAGTAGTAAAGGCATACCTTTAACGTAATCGCCGATCTCTATGATCTTCTCATTAGCCTTAACAGATTTATAGGTACCTACCTTATGGATCTCTTCAATTAATTCCTTTTCGAATAGAAAGCCATAGGCTTCCTGCAATTCCTCTCGCATTTGCTTTAATTTGATATTAAAATTAAAAAGAATAATCAATTCAATATCCTATAGTATAACTAGGGCATTAATGATATAATACAATATGATGAATTTTAAGTTCTAAAAATCAATTAGTTAATCCCTGAAGGTACATTTCTATTTTGTCTTAAAAATAATCTATAAGAGTTCATTCAGGCAA containing:
- a CDS encoding cytochrome ubiquinol oxidase subunit I, producing MENLDFARLQMAFTLGFHIIFACIGMVMPFFMVVSHKKWLNTRKPHYLKLTKAWQRGVAIFFVTGAVSGTALSFELGMLWPEFMKHAGPVIGMPFSLEGAAFFVEAIALGFYLYGWKKLPETFHWITGIIIGISGVASGILVVSANAWMNSPAGFEVINGEFKNIDPVAALLNDAWFTQALHMTLAAFAATGFAVAGIHAFQILRNKKPELHKAAFKIAITFGGIGALLQPISGDLSAKDVAKRQPIKLAAMEAHYETMEKAPLYIGGIVDAEKKEVTNKIEIPGALSFLAFGDFDAEVKGLNDFPQDELPPVPIVHYAFQIMVGIGSLLMLAALIYFISLKKKKWLENRKFWWLFALISPLGFVAVEAGWVVTEVGRQPWIVYNIMKTKDAVTPMPGMEYSFYLYVSVYLILALTVAWLMNRQIKVLNRSIG
- a CDS encoding sulfite exporter TauE/SafE family protein; protein product: MDMLEILGYFGALLIGLVLGLIGGGGSILTVPVMVYLMSVNPVTATAYSLFVVGSSSLVGAGRNLQKGLVGFKTAIIFAIPAVIAVFSTRKFLVPAIPDNILTISGFTLTKDIGIMLFFAVLMLLASVSMIIDKEKMLSDSHINKPTNHILLAFLGIFTGLITGLVGAGGGFIIIPILVLMAGLSMKKAVGTSLLIIAINSLIGFLGDLGHLKIDWMFLLIFTGLSVIGIFLGVYLNKFIHGEKLKKGFGWFVLVMGIYIIWKELS
- a CDS encoding Crp/Fnr family transcriptional regulator, with amino-acid sequence MREELQEAYGFLFEKELIEEIHKVGTYKSVKANEKIIEIGDYVKGMPLLLQGAIKILREDSEGDELLLYFIERGDTCAMTLNCCLGKTKSEIRAVAETDTSFVMIPIEKMEEWTSQFKSWRNFVFDSYHSRLTEMLETIDAIAFLNMDARLMRYLQDKAKINKSEFIQNTHQQIAYDLHTSRVVISRLLKKLELDGKISLQRNQIEVKEL